Proteins encoded in a region of the Deefgea piscis genome:
- a CDS encoding flavin prenyltransferase UbiX produces the protein MKTITLAFTGASGLPYGLRTLECLLSAGCNVRLVYTQVAQIVAKQELDLTWPSRAADLAELLRAQYGVTAQQLQVYGQQEWFAPMASGSNPGDGMVVVPCTMGALSAIANGASDNLLERAADVMIKERKTLIVVPRETPFSAIHLEHMLKLSRLGVVILPPNPGFYHHPQTIEDLVDFVVARILDQLAVPHQLMQRWGES, from the coding sequence ATGAAGACAATTACGCTGGCTTTTACTGGCGCATCCGGTTTGCCCTATGGATTACGCACGCTAGAGTGCTTGCTATCGGCCGGTTGTAATGTGCGTTTGGTGTATACCCAAGTGGCGCAAATTGTCGCCAAACAAGAGCTTGATTTAACTTGGCCTAGCCGTGCTGCCGATTTGGCAGAGTTACTGCGCGCGCAGTATGGTGTGACTGCACAGCAGTTACAGGTTTATGGTCAGCAAGAATGGTTTGCGCCGATGGCTTCGGGGAGTAATCCTGGGGATGGTATGGTGGTGGTGCCGTGTACCATGGGGGCTTTGTCGGCGATTGCCAATGGCGCGTCAGATAATCTATTAGAACGTGCGGCCGATGTGATGATTAAAGAGCGTAAAACGCTGATTGTTGTGCCGCGCGAAACGCCATTTTCAGCGATACATCTTGAGCATATGCTGAAATTATCACGCCTTGGCGTGGTGATTTTGCCGCCCAATCCCGGTTTTTATCATCACCCACAAACCATAGAAGATTTAGTTGATTTTGTCGTGGCGCGGATTTTAGATCAGTTGGCGGTACCGCATCAACTTATGCAGCGCTGGGGCGAGTCCTGA
- a CDS encoding NusG domain II-containing protein, with protein MNNISAAKSWRDWLSLLRSGDYVVIGVFLVLWGVITPLCWSQAGATRVKIFQDGQLYAELDLAAARTLAIDGPLGKTTIEVAAGRARIASDPSPRQYCVRAGWLTQVGQSAICLPNRTSIELVGPRPASYDSLSY; from the coding sequence GTGAACAACATCAGCGCAGCTAAATCATGGCGAGATTGGCTGAGCTTATTGCGCTCAGGCGATTATGTGGTGATTGGTGTTTTTTTAGTGCTGTGGGGGGTGATCACCCCTTTATGTTGGTCACAAGCCGGAGCGACACGCGTTAAGATTTTTCAAGATGGCCAACTGTACGCCGAATTAGACTTAGCCGCAGCACGCACTTTAGCTATTGATGGCCCGCTCGGAAAAACCACCATCGAGGTGGCTGCAGGGCGTGCGCGGATCGCCAGCGACCCAAGCCCACGTCAATATTGTGTGCGTGCAGGTTGGCTGACCCAAGTGGGGCAAAGTGCAATTTGCTTGCCCAATCGCACCAGTATTGAACTCGTTGGTCCTCGTCCTGCCAGTTATGACAGTCTCAGCTACTAA
- a CDS encoding Gx transporter family protein translates to MTVSATKITLNVSTTDEQIARFAACAIVLAVIESGIPSPIPGFKPGLANIVTLIALQRLGWSAAAWVSMLRILGASLVLGGVFSPGFALSLAGGVASVLALGLVQYLPQRYFGLVTWSLCSALAHLVGQLLIARLWLIPHNGIFVLIPLLLAMAIIFGVVNGLIATHLLRTNPAVDTTQ, encoded by the coding sequence ATGACAGTCTCAGCTACTAAAATTACTTTAAATGTCAGTACCACTGATGAGCAGATTGCCCGCTTTGCCGCGTGCGCCATTGTGTTGGCGGTGATTGAATCGGGGATTCCATCGCCCATACCGGGCTTTAAACCGGGGCTAGCCAATATCGTCACCTTGATCGCTTTGCAGCGTTTGGGCTGGTCTGCTGCGGCGTGGGTGTCGATGTTGCGCATTTTAGGGGCAAGTCTGGTCTTGGGTGGGGTATTTTCACCGGGTTTTGCTTTAAGTTTGGCGGGTGGGGTTGCCAGTGTGCTGGCCTTGGGGCTGGTGCAATATTTGCCGCAACGGTATTTTGGCTTGGTGACTTGGTCACTGTGTTCGGCTTTAGCGCATTTAGTCGGCCAGTTGTTGATTGCGCGTTTATGGTTAATTCCGCATAACGGCATTTTTGTTTTAATTCCTTTACTGTTGGCAATGGCCATTATTTTTGGCGTGGTAAATGGCTTGATTGCGACTCATTTATTGCGAACTAACCCTGCTGTGGATACGACACAATGA